The following coding sequences are from one uncultured Bacteroides sp. window:
- a CDS encoding DUF3078 domain-containing protein, whose amino-acid sequence MKNVSFFLLILFISVLSVSAQNQRSIKEHLKPSLKVDVITLDTMPSALYQYYFGSLDSLNNDTVPMRYIESDPDYYRLFIPIAFYYSPIEEVSNMKWAFQMPDTLPELGKTLLHYDTIPFTKTANAKSFVNRALLSLYLANPTCIVTTEGRIMSRNAFREDVRVKMSSEAKVMKLFQPEKVNEDVGEARVIIHKPNWWVTGGSGSLQMTQNYISGNWYKGGESTNSVLGNLQLYANYNDKEKIQFENLLEVKMGFNTVASDTVRQYRINTDVFRVYSKLGVQAASKWYYTISSELNTQFFNNYKTNTNTVVSSFLAPANFMFSIGMDYKLKNKKINLSVLMSPASYNLRYVGNSKVDETHFGLDEGKKVLHTVGSKLESTLVWTIIPSVKLNSRLYYFTNYEKVEAEWENTFNFVLNRYLSTKLFVHARYDDGSKRGEGKSYFQLKELLSFGINYTW is encoded by the coding sequence ATGAAGAATGTATCTTTTTTTTTATTAATATTGTTTATTTCTGTTTTATCTGTTTCAGCACAGAACCAACGTTCGATTAAAGAACATCTAAAACCCTCTTTAAAAGTAGATGTAATAACTCTTGATACAATGCCTTCCGCACTATATCAGTACTACTTCGGAAGTTTAGATTCTTTAAACAATGATACGGTTCCGATGCGTTATATTGAATCAGATCCCGACTATTACCGTTTGTTTATTCCTATTGCTTTCTATTATTCTCCTATTGAGGAAGTTTCGAATATGAAGTGGGCTTTTCAAATGCCCGATACATTGCCCGAGTTAGGTAAAACGCTGCTGCATTATGATACAATACCTTTTACTAAAACTGCTAACGCAAAAAGCTTTGTTAATCGTGCGTTGTTGAGTTTATACCTTGCTAATCCTACTTGTATAGTCACTACTGAAGGGCGGATCATGAGTCGCAATGCTTTTCGTGAAGATGTACGGGTTAAGATGTCTTCCGAGGCTAAAGTCATGAAACTTTTCCAGCCTGAAAAAGTGAATGAGGATGTAGGTGAAGCCAGAGTGATTATTCATAAGCCTAATTGGTGGGTTACAGGCGGAAGTGGGTCTTTGCAGATGACTCAGAATTACATTTCCGGCAACTGGTATAAAGGAGGGGAGAGTACCAATTCGGTTTTAGGGAACCTTCAATTATATGCTAATTATAATGATAAGGAGAAGATTCAGTTTGAAAACCTGTTAGAAGTAAAAATGGGGTTCAATACAGTAGCTTCGGACACTGTTCGTCAATATCGTATTAATACGGATGTGTTTCGTGTTTATAGTAAATTAGGTGTGCAGGCAGCTTCAAAATGGTATTATACTATTTCTAGTGAGTTGAATACGCAGTTTTTTAATAACTATAAAACTAATACGAATACCGTTGTTTCCTCGTTCCTGGCTCCAGCTAATTTCATGTTCAGTATTGGTATGGATTATAAGTTGAAGAATAAGAAAATAAACCTCTCTGTATTAATGTCACCAGCATCCTATAATTTACGTTATGTGGGCAATAGCAAGGTTGATGAAACACATTTTGGTTTAGATGAAGGGAAGAAAGTATTACATACAGTCGGTTCAAAGCTTGAAAGTACTTTGGTATGGACTATCATTCCTTCCGTCAAACTCAATTCACGCTTATATTACTTTACGAATTATGAAAAGGTTGAAGCTGAATGGGAAAATACTTTTAATTTTGTGCTTAATAGGTATCTTTCGACTAAACTGTTTGTACATGCTCGTTATGATGATGGGTCCAAACGAGGTGAAGGAAAAAGCTATTTCCAATTAAAAGAATTGTTAAGCTTTGGTATTAATTATACCTGGTAA
- a CDS encoding TlpA disulfide reductase family protein, with the protein MRLLFLFICTFLLSECNAANEYYIHGKVSDIQDGTLLYLRLVGPPSQDIDSVVVKNGEFLFKGEAENSPIWVTLSFKNKFVPLCDLYLEKGNIFVAGELYNSKAKGTRTNDEYNEYKQDILSLYTKQSNLYGDLAIHSSKKGVAYTDSMNVEIKKLKSHIDSVEMNYIKTYPASVVSLRILTYKSGHMDGNSLKSAISLLDSSLQNAPEALKMKEYAADLLLSKEGTMAADFSLVTAKGKSFKLSDQRGKYVLIDFWASWCAPCRNALPEVARLYDKYKGENFELVGFSIDRSVDKWHQALQEENCKWPQVCDHTGKVAKLYAVSLIPLTVIIDPDGKILSRGLSKNELADKLAEIFKDK; encoded by the coding sequence ATGAGACTACTATTTTTATTTATATGTACTTTCTTGTTAAGTGAATGTAATGCTGCTAATGAATATTATATTCATGGTAAAGTCTCTGATATTCAGGATGGAACGCTTTTGTATCTTCGTTTAGTGGGGCCGCCTTCTCAAGATATAGATAGTGTTGTTGTTAAAAATGGAGAGTTTCTTTTTAAGGGAGAAGCGGAAAATTCGCCAATATGGGTTACGCTATCTTTTAAAAATAAGTTTGTTCCACTTTGCGATTTATACCTTGAAAAAGGGAATATCTTTGTAGCTGGTGAACTTTATAATTCTAAGGCAAAAGGTACCCGCACCAACGATGAATACAATGAATACAAGCAGGATATCCTTTCTTTATATACCAAGCAGAGCAATCTTTATGGTGATTTGGCTATTCATTCTTCTAAAAAGGGAGTAGCCTACACGGATAGTATGAATGTAGAGATCAAGAAATTGAAAAGTCATATCGATAGTGTGGAGATGAATTATATTAAAACCTATCCGGCTTCTGTTGTCTCTTTAAGAATATTAACCTATAAGTCTGGGCACATGGATGGTAATAGTTTAAAATCGGCAATATCTTTGTTAGATTCATCTCTACAGAATGCTCCTGAAGCGTTAAAGATGAAGGAATATGCCGCAGATCTATTGCTCTCAAAAGAAGGAACGATGGCTGCTGATTTTTCTCTGGTAACAGCTAAAGGTAAGTCTTTTAAATTATCTGATCAGAGAGGTAAGTATGTGTTGATAGACTTTTGGGCTTCGTGGTGTGCTCCTTGTCGGAATGCTTTGCCAGAAGTGGCGCGTTTGTATGATAAGTATAAAGGTGAGAACTTTGAACTAGTGGGTTTCTCTATTGATCGGAGTGTAGATAAGTGGCATCAGGCGCTTCAAGAAGAGAATTGTAAGTGGCCGCAGGTTTGCGATCATACAGGCAAGGTGGCTAAATTATATGCTGTGTCACTAATCCCTCTGACGGTGATCATAGACCCAGATGGCAAAATCCTAAGTAGGGGGCTCTCTAAAAATGAATTAGCTGATAAGCTTGCTGAGATATTCAAAGATAAATAA
- a CDS encoding SoxR reducing system RseC family protein yields MADTIKHQGIVKNIIGTRIFVNIIQTTACAACSAKGYCSSSESKEKTIEITVPLSTDFHIGDQVDVIGETSMGMMAVLWAFIVPFFVLIISLFIIMSVTDGNELLSASVSLGLLIPYYLILWINKERMKKNFSFTIKPIK; encoded by the coding sequence ATGGCAGATACGATTAAACATCAAGGTATTGTGAAAAACATAATTGGTACTCGGATATTTGTGAATATTATCCAGACGACAGCTTGTGCTGCATGTAGTGCCAAAGGTTATTGCTCTTCTTCGGAGAGCAAAGAAAAGACCATTGAAATTACTGTCCCTTTATCTACTGATTTTCATATTGGGGATCAGGTAGACGTAATTGGTGAAACCTCTATGGGAATGATGGCCGTTCTATGGGCCTTTATAGTTCCGTTCTTTGTATTAATAATCTCTTTATTTATTATAATGTCTGTAACAGACGGCAATGAACTGTTGTCCGCTTCTGTTTCTTTAGGTTTGCTTATACCTTATTATCTCATCTTGTGGATCAATAAGGAACGGATGAAAAAGAATTTCTCATTTACCATAAAACCAATAAAATAA
- a CDS encoding DUF4843 domain-containing protein, whose translation MKKSIYLLLLITAVLQTACSKDEVEVFDSNNYIYFNVDAKDDEAYPSLSWTFTFMDASVKSDVYEIPVKFAGRYLDKDAMFEWKVVDSLTTAIAGAHYEKIAPEEQTIQADKSEGVLKIKLLRTADMQNKSYDLVLQLVANDNFQVGPVDEIKITITDQLVRPDWWVYTPYERFLGTYSLMKLRLWLEFMGVEDGSNPFESEQYVMWADYGTGNFIYKLYKDGEVKSTVLAFKNWLYVDKENPYDEDLKMPVAESLGSY comes from the coding sequence ATGAAAAAGAGCATATATTTACTACTGTTAATAACAGCTGTGTTGCAAACAGCTTGTTCGAAGGATGAGGTGGAAGTCTTTGACTCAAACAATTATATTTATTTTAATGTAGATGCTAAAGATGATGAAGCGTATCCCTCTCTTTCATGGACTTTCACTTTCATGGATGCATCTGTGAAAAGTGACGTATATGAAATCCCTGTCAAGTTTGCGGGACGTTATTTAGATAAAGATGCCATGTTTGAGTGGAAGGTCGTTGATTCATTGACTACGGCTATAGCTGGGGCACACTATGAAAAGATAGCACCTGAAGAGCAAACTATTCAGGCTGATAAGAGTGAAGGTGTTCTGAAGATTAAGTTGCTTCGTACTGCTGACATGCAAAATAAATCTTATGATTTAGTTTTGCAGCTTGTCGCTAACGATAACTTCCAGGTTGGGCCAGTTGATGAGATAAAAATAACTATTACGGATCAACTAGTACGACCAGATTGGTGGGTATATACTCCTTATGAACGTTTTTTGGGTACCTATTCTCTAATGAAGCTCCGCTTATGGCTAGAGTTTATGGGGGTAGAGGATGGCAGCAATCCATTTGAATCTGAGCAATATGTGATGTGGGCTGATTACGGAACTGGTAATTTTATCTATAAATTGTACAAAGACGGCGAGGTTAAGTCGACGGTGTTGGCCTTTAAAAATTGGCTGTATGTGGACAAAGAAAATCCTTATGATGAAGATTTAAAAATGCCTGTAGCTGAAAGTCTAGGCTCTTATTAA
- a CDS encoding CTP synthase — MGETKYIFVTGGVASSLGKGIISSSIGKLLQARGYNVTIQKFDPYINIDPGTLNPYEHGECYVTVDGHEADLDLGHYERFLGIQTTKANNITTGRIYKSVIDKERRGDYLGKTIQVIPHITDEIKRNVKLLGNKYKFDFVITEIGGTVGDIESLPYLESIRQLKWELGQNALCVHLTYVPFLAAAKELKTKPTQHSVKELQSLGVQPDVLVLRTEHNLSTNLRKKVALFCNVEENAVVQSIDAPTIYQVPLLMQEQGLDETILRKMGLPVGERPDLDSWKQFLNRRTNATEIVTIALVGKYVELQDAYKSILESLSQAAIYNDRKLKIEYVQSEQLTDANVKEQLGHVDGIVICPGFGSRGIEGKFVAAKFARENDYPTFGICLGMQCMAIEFARDVLEYSGANSIEFNEKAKYNIIDIMEEQKAITNMGGTMRLGAFECVVNKDSKVYQAYKKEHIQERHRHRYEFNNDYRKEFEENGMKCVGINPESDLVEIVEIPTLKWYIGTQFHPEYSSTVLHPHPLFVSFIKAAIDK, encoded by the coding sequence GTGGGAGAAACAAAGTATATTTTCGTCACCGGTGGTGTAGCTTCCTCTCTTGGGAAAGGTATTATTTCATCATCTATCGGTAAATTGTTACAAGCAAGAGGTTACAATGTAACCATCCAAAAGTTTGACCCTTATATCAACATTGATCCGGGTACACTAAATCCTTACGAACATGGAGAATGTTATGTAACAGTTGATGGGCACGAAGCTGATTTGGACTTAGGACACTACGAACGTTTCTTAGGCATTCAGACGACAAAAGCAAACAACATTACAACTGGACGTATTTACAAAAGTGTTATTGATAAAGAACGCCGGGGTGATTATTTAGGTAAAACGATTCAGGTGATACCACACATCACTGACGAAATTAAACGCAATGTAAAACTACTGGGAAACAAATACAAATTTGATTTTGTAATTACAGAAATAGGTGGAACAGTAGGTGATATCGAGTCTTTACCTTATTTAGAAAGTATTCGTCAGCTAAAATGGGAATTAGGACAGAATGCACTCTGTGTGCACCTGACATATGTTCCGTTTTTGGCAGCCGCAAAAGAGCTAAAAACCAAACCTACCCAACATTCGGTAAAAGAGTTGCAATCTCTTGGTGTTCAGCCTGATGTACTTGTTTTGCGTACGGAGCATAATCTTAGTACCAATTTACGTAAAAAGGTTGCCCTATTTTGTAATGTGGAAGAAAATGCTGTAGTGCAGTCTATTGATGCACCAACAATTTACCAAGTACCATTATTAATGCAAGAACAAGGCTTGGATGAAACCATTCTGAGAAAAATGGGCTTGCCGGTAGGTGAAAGACCTGATTTGGATTCATGGAAGCAATTCCTTAACAGACGTACCAATGCGACAGAGATCGTTACTATTGCTTTAGTTGGTAAATACGTTGAACTACAAGATGCTTACAAGTCTATCTTGGAATCACTTTCACAAGCTGCAATTTACAACGATAGAAAGCTTAAAATAGAATATGTACAATCGGAACAACTGACTGATGCCAATGTTAAAGAGCAACTAGGACATGTTGACGGAATCGTTATCTGTCCGGGATTTGGATCAAGAGGAATAGAAGGTAAGTTTGTCGCTGCCAAATTCGCGCGTGAAAATGACTATCCTACATTTGGTATCTGTCTGGGTATGCAATGTATGGCAATTGAGTTCGCTAGAGATGTTTTAGAATATTCAGGTGCTAACTCAATAGAATTTAACGAAAAGGCAAAATACAATATCATTGACATCATGGAAGAACAAAAGGCAATAACCAATATGGGTGGAACCATGCGTTTAGGAGCTTTTGAGTGTGTTGTCAACAAAGATTCTAAAGTTTATCAAGCCTATAAAAAAGAGCATATTCAGGAACGCCACCGTCATCGTTATGAATTTAATAATGATTATCGCAAGGAATTTGAAGAGAATGGCATGAAATGTGTAGGTATCAATCCGGAGTCTGACTTGGTAGAGATCGTTGAGATACCAACATTGAAGTGGTACATAGGTACACAGTTCCATCCGGAATATAGTAGCACCGTATTGCATCCGCATCCATTATTTGTATCATTTATCAAGGCCGCAATCGATAAATAA
- a CDS encoding PKD-like family lipoprotein: protein MMKKYLLILLSILSFTSCIKDEGNYDYTTLKEVQIGGLVNSYRFVLQKTQTIAPEITTEIAPDDLSYCWRVGGDTLSTDKAFTHTFTKVLASSEPLTFEVIDKLTNIRFVKRMNLAVVSPFETGWLIFGDVQGKAQLDFQSYEDEKKYFTDIYKEVNGEDLSGTAKIVKQLNYQDPSTGAYMDRVSVICKGGKSVELDGSSFLKRKYYEDEFKGTSLSVDAISSEHYSIDNSLFIISKGNIYAKTPGSMGTPDEAYYQYPLSGDSQGYSVAANYTKGYSNGDFYLCLDELNHRYVDFQRSSLSTKVSSLTVDENSSAVIDPDHVDGTSVWMGQAYNGNALSIVKTDAGKYVLHVLSCIWDGSWTLLAKYDIPDGVINATTCFTSHKVNPYLMIATGNKLMALNLEALSSGVAAINDVHTYEAPITAMHYAYNANKGVNEFGIAIQESATSSTLLLINPSLTAMGEILKRYENMKGTITSLWRKIM from the coding sequence ATGATGAAAAAATATTTATTGATATTGCTTTCTATCTTATCTTTTACTTCTTGCATAAAAGATGAAGGAAATTATGATTATACAACGCTCAAGGAAGTGCAGATAGGCGGCTTGGTAAATTCTTATCGTTTTGTTTTGCAAAAGACTCAAACGATAGCTCCTGAAATAACGACTGAGATAGCTCCCGATGATCTTAGCTACTGCTGGCGTGTGGGGGGGGATACTTTGTCTACTGATAAAGCGTTTACCCACACCTTTACTAAGGTTTTGGCATCGTCTGAGCCTTTGACTTTTGAGGTGATTGACAAGCTAACAAATATTCGCTTTGTAAAGAGAATGAATTTGGCTGTTGTCTCTCCTTTCGAAACAGGATGGCTCATCTTTGGGGATGTGCAGGGAAAGGCTCAACTAGATTTTCAGTCTTACGAAGATGAAAAGAAATATTTTACAGACATCTATAAGGAAGTTAACGGAGAAGATCTTTCGGGAACGGCCAAAATTGTGAAACAACTGAATTATCAGGATCCTTCTACAGGGGCTTATATGGATAGAGTAAGTGTGATTTGCAAAGGTGGGAAGAGTGTGGAACTTGATGGAAGTAGCTTTTTAAAACGCAAATATTATGAAGATGAATTCAAAGGAACATCTCTTAGCGTTGATGCTATTAGTTCAGAACACTATTCAATTGATAATAGTCTGTTTATCATTAGTAAGGGCAATATTTATGCTAAAACCCCAGGTAGCATGGGTACTCCGGATGAGGCTTATTATCAATATCCGTTGTCTGGAGATAGCCAAGGATATAGCGTTGCTGCTAATTATACAAAAGGATATAGCAATGGTGACTTTTACCTTTGTTTGGATGAACTCAATCATCGCTATGTAGATTTTCAACGCTCTTCTCTCTCTACAAAAGTATCTTCATTGACTGTGGATGAGAATAGTTCTGCTGTTATTGACCCCGATCATGTAGACGGAACTTCCGTATGGATGGGGCAGGCCTATAATGGCAATGCTCTTAGCATTGTAAAAACAGATGCAGGCAAGTATGTGTTGCATGTTCTTTCTTGTATTTGGGATGGCTCGTGGACTTTACTGGCTAAGTATGACATCCCAGATGGAGTGATTAATGCGACGACTTGTTTTACATCTCACAAGGTGAATCCTTATTTGATGATTGCTACAGGCAATAAACTGATGGCACTGAACTTGGAAGCTCTTTCTTCGGGAGTCGCTGCCATAAATGATGTTCATACTTATGAGGCTCCGATAACGGCTATGCATTATGCTTATAATGCCAACAAAGGCGTAAATGAGTTTGGTATCGCTATTCAGGAGAGTGCCACTTCTAGTACTTTATTGCTTATTAATCCTTCTCTAACTGCCATGGGGGAAATTTTAAAGAGATATGAAAATATGAAAGGGACTATTACTAGTCTTTGGCGTAAGATAATGTAA
- the yidC gene encoding membrane protein insertase YidC, which yields MDKNTITGLVLIGVLLIGFSYFSRPSSEEQAALKQYNDSIALVRKHEEAVKAKATAALANEKEEVHIDSASTFYDATKGEKKNITIGNDLLTITIANKGAYINSAILKKYDGQDKKPLILFAGDDASMNFYFYNRKETIQTKDYFFKAVNRTDSSVTMRLAADSTSYIDFVYALHPGNYMLDFSIKATGMSQKLSATTHYVDMEWAQKARQLERGFTYENRLSELMYKYAGDNTDNLSAAKDEEKSIPERLTWIGYKNQFFSSVLIADKAFSKSTLETKTEKEGSGYLKSYSSQMSTFFDPKGESPTQFQIYLGPNHYKTLKAFDKGRTDKLELDNLVYLGWPVVRSINKWFTVNIFDWLSSWGLNMGIVLLLMTIIVKLVVFPATWKTYISSAKMRVLKPQINEINQKYPKQEDAMKKQQEVMALYSQYGVSPMGGCLPMLLQFPILMALFMFVPSAIELRQQSFLWADDLSTYDAIINFPFHVPFLGNHLSLFCLLMTATNILNTKFTMTQQDTGQQQMAAMKWMMYLMPLMFLFVLNDYPAGLNYYYFISTLISVITMIVLRKVTDEDKLLAQLEAKKAKAKPKKKTGFAARLEAMQKQQQQAAEQRSKNKK from the coding sequence ATGGACAAAAACACCATAACTGGTTTAGTTTTAATAGGGGTTTTATTAATAGGATTCAGCTATTTCAGCCGACCAAGTTCCGAAGAGCAGGCTGCACTGAAGCAATACAATGACTCTATTGCACTTGTTAGAAAGCATGAGGAGGCGGTAAAAGCTAAGGCTACCGCTGCTCTGGCAAACGAAAAAGAGGAAGTTCATATTGATTCAGCTTCTACTTTTTATGATGCTACTAAAGGAGAAAAAAAGAACATCACCATTGGAAATGATTTGCTTACGATTACAATCGCGAACAAGGGTGCATACATTAATTCTGCCATACTAAAAAAGTATGATGGCCAAGATAAAAAGCCATTGATTCTTTTTGCCGGTGATGATGCCAGTATGAATTTCTATTTTTATAATAGGAAAGAGACTATACAAACCAAAGATTATTTCTTTAAAGCAGTAAACCGTACGGATAGCAGTGTCACAATGCGTTTAGCAGCCGACAGCACAAGTTATATAGACTTTGTATATGCTTTACATCCCGGTAATTACATGCTGGATTTCTCTATCAAAGCAACAGGAATGAGTCAGAAACTCTCTGCTACAACTCATTATGTTGATATGGAATGGGCACAGAAGGCTCGCCAGTTAGAGCGTGGGTTTACTTATGAAAACCGTTTGTCAGAATTGATGTATAAGTATGCTGGTGACAACACTGATAATCTTTCGGCAGCGAAAGATGAAGAGAAGTCAATCCCGGAACGCCTTACATGGATTGGATATAAAAATCAGTTCTTCTCTTCTGTACTTATTGCGGACAAGGCATTTAGTAAAAGTACTCTCGAAACAAAGACTGAGAAAGAAGGCTCTGGATATCTAAAAAGTTACTCTTCGCAGATGAGTACATTTTTTGATCCTAAAGGCGAATCTCCTACTCAATTCCAGATTTACTTGGGACCGAACCATTACAAAACGCTAAAAGCTTTTGATAAAGGTCGGACTGACAAATTGGAATTAGACAATTTAGTTTATTTGGGATGGCCTGTGGTACGTTCTATCAATAAATGGTTCACGGTTAACATATTTGACTGGCTATCTAGCTGGGGACTAAATATGGGAATCGTATTGTTACTGATGACTATCATTGTTAAGCTAGTCGTTTTCCCCGCAACATGGAAAACTTATATTTCATCTGCTAAAATGCGCGTTCTGAAACCGCAGATAAATGAAATAAATCAGAAGTATCCTAAGCAGGAAGATGCTATGAAGAAGCAACAAGAGGTTATGGCACTTTATAGTCAATATGGAGTAAGCCCGATGGGAGGATGTTTGCCAATGTTACTTCAATTCCCTATCCTCATGGCTCTGTTCATGTTTGTACCAAGTGCTATCGAGTTACGTCAACAAAGCTTCTTATGGGCTGATGACTTATCAACCTATGATGCAATCATAAACTTCCCATTCCATGTTCCGTTCTTAGGGAATCACCTTAGTTTGTTCTGTTTGTTAATGACAGCCACGAACATACTAAATACGAAATTCACTATGACTCAACAAGATACAGGACAGCAACAAATGGCTGCAATGAAATGGATGATGTATCTGATGCCATTGATGTTCCTTTTTGTATTGAATGACTATCCTGCCGGATTGAACTACTACTATTTCATCTCAACACTGATCAGTGTGATTACGATGATCGTTCTTCGCAAGGTGACGGATGAAGACAAACTGCTTGCTCAATTGGAGGCTAAGAAAGCTAAAGCTAAACCTAAAAAGAAAACAGGTTTTGCAGCTCGCTTGGAAGCGATGCAAAAACAGCAACAACAAGCTGCAGAGCAACGTTCTAAAAACAAAAAATAA
- a CDS encoding S9 family peptidase — protein MKSVNLMMMSAAMTLSVCSSQIAAQTEQTALIGKSEIKIEGKRMTAEALWAMGRIGGVSVSPDGKKIVYTVGYYSVPENKSNREVFVMNIDGSDNKQITATKTSESEAAWIKGGTKIAFLSSESGSSQIWEMNADGSERKQLSNYNGDVEGFSFSPDGKKVLFISQVKTVKSTTDKYPDLPKASGIIVNDLMYKHWDEWVTSAPHPFVADFDGSALSNIKDVLEGEPYESPMKPFGGMEQLTWNKTSDKVAYTCRKKTGKEYALSTNSDIYIYDLKSGNTENITAGMMGYDTNPQYSPDGKSIAWLSMEHDGYESDQNRLFVMNLETGEKQFVSKAFESNVDAFQWSNDAKKIYFTGVWHATSQIYTLNLKDSSIKPLTEGVHDYASITLCGKKLIATRHSMSMGDEIYAVNMKGEATQLSFENKHIYDQVEMGRVEERWMTTTDGKQMLTWVIYPPQFDPNKKYPTLLYCEGGPQSPVSQFWSYRWNFQMMAAHDYIIVAPNRRGLPGFGNEWNQEISGDYSGQCMKDYLTAIDDMSKEPFVDKNHLGCVGASFGGYSVYWLAGHHNKRFKAFIAHDGIFNMEMQYLETEEMWFANWDMGGAYWDKKNAVAQHTYANSPHKFVDKWDTPILCIHGEKDYRILASQGMSAFNAAVLRGIPAELLIYPDENHWVLKPQNGILWQRTFFAWLDKWLK, from the coding sequence ATGAAATCTGTAAACCTAATGATGATGTCAGCAGCAATGACGTTATCTGTTTGTAGCAGCCAAATAGCCGCGCAAACAGAACAAACAGCGCTTATCGGCAAATCTGAGATAAAGATTGAAGGAAAGCGAATGACAGCCGAGGCGCTTTGGGCTATGGGGCGTATAGGCGGAGTATCCGTCTCTCCTGATGGAAAAAAAATAGTGTATACCGTGGGCTATTATAGCGTTCCTGAAAACAAGAGTAACCGCGAAGTTTTTGTGATGAACATTGATGGTAGTGACAATAAGCAGATTACTGCTACCAAAACATCAGAGAGCGAAGCTGCCTGGATAAAAGGAGGAACTAAGATAGCCTTTTTGAGTAGTGAAAGCGGAAGCAGTCAGATATGGGAGATGAATGCAGACGGGAGTGAACGCAAGCAATTGTCTAACTATAATGGAGACGTTGAAGGATTTTCTTTTTCTCCGGATGGCAAGAAGGTTCTCTTTATCTCACAAGTAAAAACGGTAAAAAGCACGACGGATAAATATCCTGATCTTCCGAAAGCCAGCGGAATTATCGTAAACGATCTGATGTACAAACATTGGGATGAATGGGTAACTAGTGCCCCACACCCGTTTGTGGCTGATTTTGACGGTTCTGCTCTGTCGAATATAAAAGATGTCCTTGAAGGAGAACCTTACGAAAGCCCTATGAAACCTTTCGGTGGCATGGAGCAATTAACATGGAACAAGACATCGGACAAAGTGGCATATACTTGTCGTAAAAAAACAGGTAAAGAGTATGCTTTATCGACCAACTCAGATATCTATATTTATGATCTGAAAAGTGGAAATACAGAAAATATCACTGCGGGAATGATGGGCTATGACACAAACCCTCAATATTCTCCCGATGGAAAAAGCATTGCATGGCTCAGCATGGAACATGACGGATATGAATCGGATCAAAACCGCTTGTTTGTGATGAATCTGGAGACAGGAGAAAAGCAGTTCGTAAGCAAAGCTTTTGAATCGAACGTAGATGCTTTTCAATGGAGTAACGATGCTAAGAAAATCTATTTCACTGGTGTATGGCATGCTACCTCTCAGATATACACACTTAATTTGAAAGATAGTAGCATTAAGCCTCTTACTGAAGGAGTACACGACTATGCTTCGATCACCCTTTGCGGGAAAAAACTTATCGCCACAAGACACTCTATGAGCATGGGCGACGAAATATATGCCGTTAATATGAAAGGTGAAGCCACTCAATTATCATTTGAAAACAAACATATCTACGATCAAGTAGAAATGGGAAGAGTGGAAGAACGCTGGATGACTACCACGGATGGCAAACAGATGCTTACTTGGGTTATCTATCCTCCTCAATTTGATCCGAACAAAAAATACCCTACTCTACTTTATTGTGAAGGAGGACCTCAAAGCCCTGTCAGCCAATTTTGGTCATACCGCTGGAACTTCCAGATGATGGCTGCTCATGATTACATTATCGTAGCGCCTAATCGCCGCGGGTTACCCGGCTTCGGTAATGAATGGAACCAAGAGATTAGTGGAGACTACAGTGGTCAATGTATGAAAGATTACCTCACTGCCATAGATGATATGTCCAAAGAACCTTTTGTAGACAAAAATCACTTAGGATGCGTAGGTGCCAGCTTCGGAGGATATTCCGTATATTGGTTAGCCGGACACCACAACAAACGCTTCAAAGCCTTTATTGCACATGATGGTATTTTCAATATGGAAATGCAATATTTGGAAACAGAAGAGATGTGGTTTGCCAACTGGGATATGGGTGGCGCTTATTGGGATAAAAAGAATGCTGTGGCGCAACATACATATGCTAACTCTCCTCATAAGTTTGTTGACAAATGGGATACTCCTATACTATGTATCCACGGAGAAAAAGATTATCGTATCCTAGCTTCTCAAGGAATGTCGGCCTTTAATGCTGCAGTATTGAGAGGCATACCTGCCGAATTGTTGATCTACCCTGATGAAAATCACTGGGTATTGAAACCTCAAAATGGTATTTTATGGCAACGTACTTTCTTTGCTTGGCTAGACAAGTGGCTCAAATAA